In a genomic window of Labeo rohita strain BAU-BD-2019 chromosome 20, IGBB_LRoh.1.0, whole genome shotgun sequence:
- the si:dkey-177p2.18 gene encoding phospholipase B1, membrane-associated, producing the protein MCPDMSPSSSVPTSVELVKPADIKVIAALGDSLTTAIGANATTVLGIPIEFRHVSWSIGGYGSFQDVITLANIIRLFNPILVGPAPAKTVHGTPAPLCETGFNLAVTGHNTFNLPEQVRHLIDTLKTYEDIDFDEDWKLLTILIGMNDICDYCKDKSLFSVENFVHYMTVSLEMLMNEVPRMIVNVVQILPMETLREVQKPTPGCLLQRSFCSCLVKPAAGSADLKELVGVNLEFQKALEQLLHTDRFFKNDFAVVLQPFLKQADPPRLPNGKIDMSFFTPDCFHFTMKGHEELAKGLWNNMFQPEGEKFMVQSFSNPIELICPPVSHPYIYTRPSAAKSGPSLPEMPQSAGIRLTVLHLILAFLPLWLAVNLASL; encoded by the exons ATGTGTCCTGACATGAGCCCCTCCTCTTCTGTGCCCACCTCAG TTGAGCTGGTAAAGCCAGCGGATATTAAAGTGATTGCTGCCCTTGGGGATTCACTGACA ACAGCCATTGGTGCAAATGCAACAACTGTTCTTGGCATACCTATTGAATTCCGTCACGTGTCTTGGAG CATTGGTGGCTATGGATCCTTTCAAGATGTCATTACACTGGCAA ATATCATTCGACTCTTCAACCCCATCTTAGTCGGACCTGCCCCAGCTAAGACGGTCCATGGGACTCCGGCTCCCCTCTGCGAGACTGGATTTAACCTGGCTGTAACTGGACACAACACCTT TAATCTTCCTGAACAAGTCAGACATTTGATTGACACTTTGAAAACGTATGAG GATATTGACTTTGATGAGGACTGGAAACTGTTGACCATTCTAATTGGGATGAATGACATCTGTGATTACTGCAAAGACAAG TCCCTGTTTTCAGTGGAGAACTTTGTCCATTACATGACTGTGTCCTTGGAAATGCTGATGAATGAG GTTCCTCGAATGATAGTGAACGTGGTCCAGATCCTGCCGATGGAGACCCTGAGGGAAGTACAGAAGCCTACGCCAGGATGTCTGCTCCAAAG GTCATTCTGTTCCTGTCTGGTGAAGCCTGCTGCGGGATCTGCTGATCTGAAGGAGCTGGTTGGAGTCAACCTAGAATTCCAG AAAGCACTGGAGCAGCTCTTGCACACTGACCGTTTCTTTAAGAATGACTTCGCTGTAGTTTTGCAGCCATTCCTGAAACAAGCAGATCCTCCGAGACTCCCT AATGGGAAGATTGACATGAGCTTTTTTACTCCGGATTGTTTCCACTTCACCATGAAAGGACATGAGGAGTTAGCCAAGGGACTGTGGAACAACATG TTTCAACCTGAGGGGGAGAAGTTCATGGTGCAGAGCTTTTCTAACCCTATTGAGCTCATTTGCCCCCCTGTG AGTCATCCGTACATTTACACCAGACCCAGTGCTGCAAAGTCAGGCCCATCGCTTCCTGAGATGCCCCAGTCAGCTGGCATCAGACTAACTGTTCTCCACCTCATCTTGGCTTTCCTTCCACTGTGGTTGGCTGTTAATCTGGCCTCCTTGTAG